A single region of the Ancylobacter novellus DSM 506 genome encodes:
- the soxA gene encoding sulfur oxidation c-type cytochrome SoxA, producing MRARLALAALLYAGSAAAQAIPAAERRSGTDFMSAQTRAVQADDTANPGMLWVLQGETLWNEPAGASGRSCASCHGEAAASMRGVAARYPAFDAASGAPIDLAGKIDQCRTQRQQAETLPRESEDALGLAAYVGHQSRGMPIAPPNDPRLDAARAEGKRLFETRMGQLDLACSSCHDAYWRGRLGGSAVTQAHPTGYPIYRLEWQAVGSLQRRMRGCMVGVRAEPFAYGAAEFIALELYLNSRAAGMPVETPAVRP from the coding sequence ATGAGGGCTCGCCTCGCGCTGGCCGCCCTGCTCTATGCCGGCTCGGCCGCCGCGCAGGCGATCCCGGCGGCCGAGCGCCGCTCCGGCACCGATTTCATGTCGGCGCAGACGCGGGCGGTACAGGCCGACGACACCGCCAATCCCGGCATGCTCTGGGTCTTGCAGGGCGAAACGCTGTGGAACGAGCCGGCGGGTGCCTCCGGCCGCTCCTGCGCCTCCTGCCATGGCGAGGCGGCGGCCTCGATGCGCGGCGTCGCCGCCCGCTACCCGGCCTTCGACGCGGCGAGCGGCGCCCCCATCGACCTCGCAGGCAAGATCGACCAGTGCCGCACTCAACGCCAGCAGGCAGAAACCCTGCCTCGCGAGAGCGAGGACGCGCTCGGCCTCGCCGCCTATGTCGGCCACCAGTCGCGCGGCATGCCCATCGCCCCGCCCAACGATCCGCGCCTCGACGCCGCGCGTGCCGAGGGCAAGCGCCTGTTCGAGACGCGCATGGGCCAGCTCGATCTCGCCTGCTCGTCCTGCCACGATGCCTACTGGCGCGGGCGGCTCGGCGGCAGCGCCGTCACGCAAGCGCACCCGACCGGCTATCCGATCTATCGGCTGGAATGGCAGGCGGTCGGCTCGCTGCAGCGGCGCATGCGCGGCTGCATGGTCGGCGTGCGCGCCGAGCCCTTCGCCTATGGCGCGGCGGAGTTCATCGCGCTGGAGCTCTACTTGAACAGCCGCGCCGCCGGGATGCCCGTCGAGACGCCGGCGGTGAGGCCGTAA
- a CDS encoding ATP-binding protein — translation MIGLWNRSLTARFVAIMLLALAVSQGISFVLFMDERGQALIKAAKTEFLSRSASVAQLLEATPPSLHPDILRASGTSYTRFWVTPEFPSDATAWRDEAKARLAAPLPAAASLTGTPQPATAELRPVTQATGAAAASSPDDPALKPWTEMPAHAWPLSRPAKFLYLGQDNGMGLAVRLKDGSWLSSAAVKKMPSLWTAQSAMSLAVTAFILSICAAFIARGMTGPMRRLAVAAEALGRGEGVEPLPERGPEDVRQTAVAFNLMQARLQRFVEDRTRMLAAIGHDLRTPITSMRLRTEFVTDDETREKMLATLDELRALTEATLAFSREQAAGEPTRSVDLAALVGSLCDDLVELGFNVSCVEAPKIGYRCRPDGLKRALRNLVENAVRYGQCARVSLSSGPEAVEIVIEDDGPGIPEDAMERVFEPFVRMEHSRNRETGGIGLGLSIARDVVRRHGGDIVLTNTGSGLRATITLPPAEMPVEGQPAPRPARRPGFARAALGKRSPAT, via the coding sequence ATGATCGGCCTGTGGAACCGCAGCCTCACCGCGCGCTTCGTCGCCATCATGCTGCTGGCGCTCGCCGTCTCGCAGGGCATCAGCTTCGTATTGTTCATGGACGAGCGCGGGCAGGCGCTGATCAAGGCGGCGAAGACGGAGTTCCTCAGCCGCAGCGCCTCGGTTGCGCAGCTGCTGGAGGCGACGCCGCCCTCGCTCCATCCCGATATCCTGCGGGCCAGCGGCACCAGCTACACTCGCTTCTGGGTGACGCCGGAATTTCCCTCCGACGCGACCGCGTGGCGGGACGAGGCGAAGGCGCGCCTTGCCGCGCCGCTGCCGGCGGCGGCGAGCCTGACCGGCACGCCGCAGCCGGCGACCGCGGAACTGCGGCCCGTCACCCAGGCGACCGGGGCGGCGGCCGCCTCCTCGCCGGACGATCCGGCACTGAAGCCCTGGACCGAGATGCCCGCCCATGCCTGGCCGCTCTCGCGCCCGGCCAAGTTCCTCTATCTCGGGCAGGACAACGGCATGGGCCTCGCGGTCCGGCTCAAGGACGGTTCCTGGCTGTCCTCGGCGGCGGTGAAGAAGATGCCGAGCCTGTGGACCGCACAGTCGGCCATGTCGCTCGCGGTCACCGCCTTCATCCTGTCGATCTGCGCCGCCTTCATCGCCCGTGGCATGACCGGGCCCATGCGCCGCCTCGCCGTGGCGGCGGAAGCGCTGGGCCGCGGCGAGGGCGTGGAGCCGCTGCCCGAGCGGGGGCCGGAGGATGTCCGCCAGACGGCGGTCGCCTTCAACCTCATGCAGGCGCGGCTGCAGCGCTTCGTCGAGGACCGTACACGCATGCTGGCCGCCATCGGCCACGATCTGCGCACGCCGATCACCTCCATGCGGCTGCGCACCGAGTTCGTCACCGACGACGAGACGCGCGAGAAGATGCTCGCCACGCTCGACGAATTGCGGGCGTTGACGGAGGCGACGCTCGCCTTCTCGCGCGAGCAGGCGGCCGGTGAGCCGACGCGCAGCGTCGACCTCGCGGCGCTTGTCGGGAGTCTCTGTGACGACCTCGTCGAGCTCGGCTTCAACGTGTCCTGCGTGGAAGCGCCGAAGATCGGCTATCGCTGCCGGCCGGACGGGCTCAAGCGCGCCTTGCGTAACCTCGTGGAGAACGCGGTGCGCTACGGGCAGTGCGCGCGTGTCAGCCTGTCCAGCGGCCCCGAGGCGGTGGAGATCGTCATCGAGGATGACGGGCCGGGCATTCCCGAGGACGCCATGGAGCGGGTGTTCGAGCCCTTCGTGCGCATGGAGCACTCGCGCAACCGCGAGACCGGCGGCATCGGCCTCGGCCTGTCCATCGCGCGCGACGTGGTGCGCCGGCATGGCGGCGACATCGTGCTGACCAACACCGGCAGCGGCCTGCGCGCGACGATTACCCTGCCGCCGGCGGAGATGCCGGTCGAGGGTCAGCCGGCGCCGCGCCCGGCACGCCGCCCCGGCTTCGCCCGCGCCGCCCTCGGCAAGCGCTCGCCGGCGACGTGA
- a CDS encoding response regulator has protein sequence METAPHIAIVDDHRDIRDLVGKYLQKHGYRTSLAENAAAFRRLLDRNAIDLVVLDIMMPGEDGLSLCRYLRESSTVPVIMLTAMTEETDRIVGLELGADDYLAKPFNPRELLARIKAVLRRVQSLPPQRGQLKAKEVRFERWSLNVGRRELTGEDGMAVPLSTAEFRLLSVFLDHAGLVLSRDQLLDLTVGRSAEPFDRAIDNQVSRLRKKIESDPKSPTLIKTHWGGGYSFSAEVVRQ, from the coding sequence ATGGAAACAGCGCCGCACATCGCCATCGTCGACGACCATCGCGACATTCGCGATCTCGTCGGCAAATACCTGCAGAAGCACGGCTACCGCACGAGCCTGGCCGAGAACGCCGCCGCGTTCCGCCGCCTGCTGGACCGCAACGCCATCGACCTCGTCGTGCTCGACATCATGATGCCGGGCGAGGACGGGCTGTCGCTCTGCCGCTATCTCCGCGAGAGCAGCACCGTTCCCGTGATCATGCTCACGGCCATGACGGAGGAGACGGACCGCATCGTCGGCCTCGAGCTCGGCGCCGACGACTATCTCGCCAAGCCGTTCAACCCGCGCGAATTGCTGGCGCGCATCAAGGCGGTGCTGCGGCGGGTGCAGAGCCTGCCGCCGCAGCGCGGGCAGCTGAAGGCGAAGGAGGTGCGCTTCGAGCGCTGGTCGCTCAATGTCGGCCGCCGCGAATTGACCGGCGAGGACGGCATGGCGGTGCCGCTCTCCACCGCCGAGTTCCGGCTGCTCAGCGTCTTCCTCGACCATGCCGGGCTGGTGCTCAGCCGCGACCAGCTTCTCGACCTTACCGTCGGCCGCTCGGCCGAGCCGTTCGACCGCGCCATCGACAACCAGGTCAGCCGGCTGCGCAAGAAGATCGAGTCCGATCCGAAGTCGCCGACGCTGATCAAGACCCATTGGGGCGGGGGCTACAGCTTCTCCGCCGAGGTGGTGCGGCAATGA
- a CDS encoding chemotaxis protein CheW encodes MVARCGGLRLGVPLEAVHKVVAAPLLTPLPDAPARVAGLANLHGAPLVVLDISGNALPAGRPRLEARLMVVETAQRRCGLLCDRVEGTLRLPEDAWRALDDLVPGAGYLAGSPDGEDLVVLRDPDGWLSEGDEQHLREALERHRAGGAGEAGA; translated from the coding sequence GTGGTTGCTCGGTGTGGCGGTTTGCGCCTCGGCGTTCCGCTCGAAGCCGTCCACAAGGTCGTCGCCGCCCCGCTCCTCACCCCCCTGCCCGACGCCCCCGCCCGCGTCGCTGGTCTCGCCAACCTGCATGGCGCCCCGCTCGTCGTGCTCGATATCTCCGGAAACGCTCTGCCTGCGGGCCGTCCGAGGCTGGAGGCGCGTCTCATGGTAGTGGAGACGGCGCAGCGCCGCTGCGGCCTGCTGTGCGACCGGGTCGAAGGCACGCTGCGTCTTCCAGAAGACGCGTGGCGTGCGCTCGACGACCTCGTTCCGGGAGCCGGCTATCTGGCCGGCAGCCCCGATGGGGAAGACCTCGTCGTGCTGCGCGATCCCGACGGCTGGCTCTCCGAGGGTGACGAGCAGCATCTCCGGGAGGCGCTGGAGCGCCATCGTGCCGGCGGCGCCGGGGAGGCCGGCGCATGA
- a CDS encoding CheR family methyltransferase: MNADIRHLAPFRSLISQRFGLAMPERFDRLLPRALAKAMEIAGARDAEALCLHLETQPWTAPAWQAVIETVTVRETSFFRQSGWWDSLVQAALKPLIEARRRDGSRHLRCLSLGCASGDEPYSLAMILHRLLLGEPGWTVDVVGADLCQATLTQAQAGLFDARAVQEVEPRERELWFRPAGRQRFALSEGLRSRVAFRLFNLAEAAEAARGGAQVAAPGAPADLVICRNVIIHMEPSRQPGIAHYLTAQLRPGGRLAVSPVEATASWFAPLAFEATGQAILFTKPDGRPAPQRKPRPAPPASEPAAAPPPAATPKAVAAPDSAARLARVRHLADLGLFEEARRLCGQILGPNAEAELLMALVCQALGDIASAEAAARRGLAAAPHSPAAHYVHAIICLRTGLTAQARRSLRRAVELLDNAQEGKQLGAHLAIEANEIRQAARRLGVGLAGQAGAGGTHDRPH, from the coding sequence ATGAACGCGGACATTCGCCATCTCGCCCCCTTCCGCTCGCTCATCTCGCAGCGTTTCGGCCTCGCCATGCCCGAGCGCTTCGACCGGCTGCTGCCGCGCGCGCTCGCAAAAGCGATGGAGATCGCCGGCGCGCGCGATGCCGAGGCGCTGTGCCTTCACCTTGAGACCCAGCCCTGGACCGCGCCCGCCTGGCAGGCCGTCATCGAGACGGTGACGGTGCGCGAGACCTCTTTCTTCCGCCAGAGCGGCTGGTGGGACTCGCTCGTCCAGGCGGCGCTGAAGCCGCTGATCGAGGCGCGGCGGCGCGACGGCAGCCGGCACCTGCGCTGCCTCAGCCTCGGCTGCGCCTCGGGCGACGAACCCTATTCGCTGGCGATGATCCTCCACCGCCTGCTGCTCGGCGAGCCGGGCTGGACGGTGGACGTCGTCGGCGCCGATCTGTGCCAGGCCACGCTCACCCAGGCGCAGGCCGGCCTCTTCGACGCGCGGGCGGTGCAGGAGGTCGAGCCGCGCGAGCGCGAGCTGTGGTTCCGCCCGGCGGGGCGCCAGCGATTCGCCCTGTCGGAGGGCCTGCGCAGCCGCGTCGCCTTCCGCCTGTTCAACCTCGCCGAGGCGGCCGAAGCCGCGCGCGGCGGCGCGCAGGTCGCCGCACCCGGCGCGCCGGCGGACCTCGTCATCTGCCGCAACGTGATCATCCACATGGAGCCGTCGCGCCAGCCGGGGATCGCGCATTACCTGACCGCGCAGCTGCGGCCCGGCGGCAGGCTGGCCGTCTCGCCGGTCGAAGCCACCGCCTCATGGTTCGCGCCGCTGGCTTTTGAGGCCACCGGGCAGGCGATCCTGTTCACCAAGCCGGATGGACGTCCGGCACCTCAGCGCAAACCGCGTCCCGCTCCGCCCGCGAGCGAACCCGCCGCCGCGCCGCCGCCTGCGGCCACGCCGAAGGCCGTCGCCGCGCCGGACAGCGCCGCCCGCCTCGCCCGCGTACGCCATCTGGCCGATCTCGGCCTGTTCGAGGAGGCCCGCCGGCTGTGCGGGCAGATCCTCGGCCCCAATGCCGAGGCGGAGCTCCTGATGGCGCTGGTCTGCCAGGCGCTCGGCGACATCGCCTCGGCGGAGGCGGCGGCGCGGCGCGGGCTGGCGGCGGCGCCGCACTCGCCGGCGGCACATTACGTCCACGCCATCATCTGCCTGCGCACCGGGCTCACCGCGCAGGCCCGCCGCTCGCTGCGCCGCGCCGTCGAATTGCTCGACAACGCGCAGGAAGGCAAGCAACTCGGTGCCCATCTCGCCATCGAGGCGAACGAGATCCGTCAGGCGGCGCGCCGGCTGGGCGTCGGACTGGCGGGACAGGCCGGCGCGGGAGGCACCCATGACCGACCGCACTGA
- a CDS encoding chemotaxis protein CheW, whose product MTDRTEPGAGFGWKQVHARLTESATRLAGGLTEEEIAERLARRTRELAALETADAAAQRRDVVVFGRAGERYAIEVAHAVAVAPVGNLVPLPDVEAPHVGIMTYQGLLYAVVDPNALADRAAASTAAPGFVILINDPASAVGIAADVVFGVARVAAETLDASPARPSLIATVLPDGASLLSPDAVTRNARLVVDHRQRDTLST is encoded by the coding sequence ATGACCGACCGCACTGAACCCGGCGCCGGCTTCGGCTGGAAACAGGTCCACGCCCGGCTCACCGAAAGCGCCACGCGGCTTGCCGGCGGCCTGACGGAGGAGGAGATCGCGGAGCGGCTGGCGCGGCGCACCCGCGAGCTCGCCGCACTGGAGACGGCGGACGCCGCCGCGCAACGGCGCGACGTCGTCGTCTTCGGCCGCGCCGGCGAGCGCTATGCCATCGAGGTCGCCCATGCCGTTGCGGTGGCGCCGGTCGGCAACCTCGTTCCCCTGCCGGACGTCGAGGCGCCGCATGTCGGCATCATGACCTATCAGGGCCTGCTCTACGCCGTCGTCGACCCGAACGCGCTCGCCGATCGTGCGGCGGCCTCCACCGCCGCCCCGGGCTTCGTCATCCTCATCAACGATCCCGCCAGCGCCGTCGGCATCGCCGCCGACGTGGTGTTCGGCGTGGCGCGGGTGGCGGCCGAGACGCTCGACGCGAGCCCGGCCCGTCCTTCCCTCATCGCGACCGTCCTGCCGGACGGCGCCAGCCTGCTATCGCCCGACGCCGTGACGCGGAATGCGCGGCTCGTCGTCGACCACCGTCAGCGCGACACGCTGTCCACCTGA
- a CDS encoding methyl-accepting chemotaxis protein: MRINRLVIAGGILAALVPTALLGFGYTMKMRQLLLDNTIEQEQSFVSEAAIYIDRVLTDHRNALQLAADQIGAQSMDPAAATPTLERLRALFPLFDRILLAPPDGIIAAAAPAVAENGQSSIGTTVTDRSYFRIPLQKGTAYIDPQVLIGRTSGQPLMAMGAPVKAPDGRVIGVLGGTIELDSVTSLIRRLTLGRTGHAVAVTREGVTVAHPNAKFLQERFSFASQPIWTHIAGRQQGQILGYEDEAGNSRFAAFATVPATEWKVWLSQTHAEVDDEFVTRLASSAIWPLIALLGGVVLSVLLSRLIARPIEKLQGTAEAIAGGELDLRAPTDGPEEIASLAAAVNAMAEALRQRITTEQEARSAIERTVTAYGGFAERVANGDFSSRLEVGDAGDLERLGHALNSMSGSLGLLVGEIKLATNQLGSATAEILAATTQQAAATSEEAAAVRQMAASVHELRQAGESVARRTQTVVEMAQKTENVAETGLQSVEETIRSTEEGRQRLETLAERVMNFSERTHEIAELNATVGELAEKSNLLAVNASIEAAKAGEAGRGFAVVANEVKELADQSKAASVQVRRIIADIQRSAQAAVIAAEQYAKASDASVVTSRQSGSSISMLAGRVSEASQAARQNLVAAEQQQAGIEQIALAVDNIEASSAQTVSATGQVEQSARSLHDLSQSLEAIVGRVAVRHGT, translated from the coding sequence ATGCGTATCAATCGCCTTGTCATCGCCGGGGGCATCCTCGCCGCCCTCGTCCCGACCGCCCTGCTCGGCTTCGGCTACACGATGAAGATGCGTCAGCTCCTGCTCGACAACACCATCGAGCAGGAGCAGTCCTTCGTCAGCGAGGCGGCCATCTACATCGACCGCGTGCTCACCGACCATCGCAACGCGCTCCAGCTCGCGGCCGACCAGATCGGCGCGCAGTCCATGGACCCCGCGGCGGCCACCCCGACGCTCGAGCGGCTGCGCGCCCTCTTCCCGCTGTTCGACCGCATCCTGCTCGCCCCGCCGGACGGCATCATCGCCGCCGCGGCGCCGGCGGTGGCGGAGAACGGGCAGAGCTCCATCGGCACCACCGTCACCGACCGCAGCTACTTCCGCATCCCGCTGCAGAAGGGCACGGCCTACATTGATCCGCAGGTGCTGATCGGCCGCACCTCCGGCCAGCCGCTGATGGCGATGGGCGCCCCGGTGAAGGCGCCTGACGGGCGTGTCATCGGTGTGCTCGGCGGCACCATCGAGCTCGATTCCGTTACCAGCCTGATCCGCCGCCTCACCCTCGGGCGCACCGGCCATGCCGTCGCCGTCACCCGCGAGGGCGTCACCGTGGCGCATCCCAACGCCAAGTTCCTGCAGGAGCGCTTCAGCTTCGCGTCGCAGCCGATCTGGACGCACATCGCCGGCCGCCAGCAGGGGCAGATCCTCGGCTATGAGGACGAGGCAGGCAATTCCCGCTTCGCCGCCTTCGCCACCGTGCCGGCGACAGAGTGGAAGGTCTGGCTGAGCCAGACCCATGCCGAGGTCGACGACGAGTTCGTCACCCGCCTCGCGTCGAGCGCCATCTGGCCGCTCATCGCGCTGCTCGGCGGCGTCGTTCTCTCCGTCCTGCTGTCGCGGCTCATCGCCCGGCCCATCGAGAAGCTGCAGGGCACCGCCGAGGCGATCGCCGGCGGCGAGCTCGACCTGCGGGCGCCGACCGACGGACCGGAAGAGATCGCGAGCCTCGCCGCAGCCGTCAACGCCATGGCCGAGGCGCTCAGGCAGCGCATCACCACCGAGCAGGAGGCGCGCAGCGCCATCGAGCGCACGGTGACCGCCTATGGCGGCTTCGCCGAGCGGGTCGCCAATGGCGACTTCAGCTCCCGGCTCGAAGTCGGCGATGCCGGCGACCTCGAACGCCTCGGCCACGCGCTCAACTCCATGTCGGGCTCGCTCGGGCTGCTGGTCGGCGAGATCAAGCTCGCCACCAACCAGCTCGGCTCCGCCACCGCCGAAATCCTCGCCGCCACCACCCAGCAGGCGGCGGCGACTTCCGAGGAGGCCGCGGCGGTAAGGCAGATGGCAGCCTCGGTGCATGAGCTGCGCCAGGCCGGCGAATCCGTCGCCCGCCGCACCCAGACCGTGGTGGAGATGGCGCAGAAGACCGAGAACGTCGCCGAGACCGGCCTGCAATCGGTGGAGGAGACCATCCGCTCCACCGAGGAAGGCCGCCAGAGGCTGGAGACGCTCGCCGAGCGGGTGATGAACTTCAGCGAGCGCACCCACGAGATCGCTGAATTGAACGCCACAGTCGGCGAGCTGGCGGAGAAGTCCAACCTGCTCGCCGTCAACGCCAGCATCGAGGCGGCGAAGGCCGGCGAGGCCGGCCGCGGCTTCGCCGTGGTGGCAAACGAGGTCAAGGAGCTCGCCGACCAGTCGAAGGCGGCGAGCGTGCAGGTCCGCCGCATAATCGCCGACATCCAGCGCTCGGCGCAGGCGGCGGTGATCGCCGCCGAGCAATACGCCAAGGCGTCGGACGCCAGCGTCGTCACCTCGCGCCAGTCCGGCTCCTCCATCTCCATGCTGGCAGGCCGGGTGAGCGAGGCCTCGCAGGCGGCGCGGCAGAACCTCGTCGCCGCCGAGCAGCAGCAGGCCGGCATCGAGCAGATCGCGCTCGCCGTCGACAATATCGAGGCGTCCTCGGCGCAGACCGTCTCCGCCACCGGGCAGGTCGAGCAGTCCGCCCGCAGCCTGCACGACCTCTCCCAGTCGCTCGAAGCCATCGTCGGCCGCGTCGCCGTGCGGCACGGGACCTGA
- a CDS encoding hybrid sensor histidine kinase/response regulator: MSTTSKDELRIRLLAIFREEAADHLRAIAREVSGLERETRPAQVDERLEQLFRTVHTLKGAARSLSIGSIERLCHEIEDLCSEGRQAGAFDPEARTLLRELTDELVHVTRQALAGPAAAPPAPAPEKSAEPPSPPAPPPMPIAPEPPAAATPPPPAAKSGRKPGARPEPRPDPRPLELVAPAMEMAGGPGFVRLETSRLQRLGLMAEELIGPRLAMQARVDEARDLVGRLAALHADEGPSERHPKELRAAEQSARQFLASLAEDNRTLRGVIDGLVEELRRTRMMPASEMLAVFPAMVADLAGEVGKEVVWRTLGADLLIDRQIAERIKDPLIHIVRNAVDHGIEPAEARAAAGKPAQGAVSLNLEPAEGGRVAIEVADDGAGIDLPGLREAAVRNRFVSREEASRLSDEALAEMVFESSLSTRTVISPVSGRGLGLAIVRERVERLGGSVHIASTPGKGTVLRLEVPAALANFHGIGARAGDAFVIWPREAVERSLALPEDAYEVALARGAVQIDDVLLPFGSLAHVLGQPPEAAPAGRRGLRSCLVIRYKERRGVLAVDEVTGNCEVVVKELRPPLLRVRHVLAAGLLGNGRLGLILRTADVLDTLINHPRRAAPAPRPVRRQGKPRLLVVDDSITTRAMETGLLEAAGYEVHAASDGMEAWTVLQSGEFDAIISDIDMPRMDGFELTERIRADARLKRLPIVLVTALEKREDHERGLRLGANAYMMKSAFDQSMLIDLVRRVL; the protein is encoded by the coding sequence ATGAGCACGACCTCCAAGGACGAGCTGCGCATCCGGCTTCTCGCCATCTTCCGCGAGGAAGCGGCGGACCATCTGCGCGCCATCGCCCGGGAGGTGTCGGGGCTCGAACGCGAGACGCGCCCGGCGCAGGTCGACGAGCGGCTGGAGCAGCTCTTCCGCACCGTCCATACGCTCAAGGGCGCGGCCCGCTCACTCTCCATCGGCAGCATCGAGCGGCTGTGCCACGAGATCGAGGACCTGTGCAGCGAGGGACGGCAGGCCGGCGCCTTCGACCCCGAGGCGCGCACGCTGCTGCGTGAGCTCACCGACGAGCTCGTTCATGTCACCAGGCAGGCGCTGGCCGGCCCCGCCGCGGCCCCACCCGCGCCGGCGCCGGAGAAAAGCGCCGAACCGCCGTCTCCCCCTGCCCCGCCGCCCATGCCGATCGCGCCGGAGCCGCCGGCAGCCGCGACCCCGCCGCCGCCCGCGGCCAAGAGCGGCCGCAAGCCCGGCGCGCGGCCCGAACCCAGACCCGATCCACGGCCGCTGGAGCTGGTGGCGCCCGCCATGGAGATGGCGGGCGGGCCCGGCTTCGTCCGGCTGGAGACCAGCCGCCTCCAGCGGCTCGGCCTGATGGCGGAGGAACTGATCGGCCCGCGGCTGGCAATGCAGGCCCGCGTCGACGAGGCGCGCGACCTCGTCGGCCGGCTGGCGGCGCTGCATGCCGACGAGGGGCCTTCCGAGCGCCACCCGAAAGAGCTGCGCGCCGCCGAGCAATCCGCCCGCCAATTCCTCGCCAGCCTCGCCGAGGACAACCGGACGCTGCGCGGGGTCATCGACGGCCTGGTCGAGGAGCTGCGCCGCACCCGCATGATGCCGGCGAGCGAGATGCTCGCCGTGTTCCCCGCCATGGTGGCCGACCTCGCCGGCGAGGTGGGCAAGGAGGTCGTCTGGCGCACACTGGGCGCGGACCTCCTGATCGACCGGCAGATCGCCGAGCGGATCAAGGATCCGCTGATCCACATCGTGCGCAACGCCGTGGATCACGGCATCGAGCCGGCCGAGGCGCGTGCGGCGGCCGGCAAGCCGGCGCAGGGCGCCGTCTCGCTCAACCTCGAACCCGCCGAGGGCGGGCGCGTCGCCATTGAGGTCGCCGACGACGGCGCCGGCATCGACCTTCCCGGCCTGCGCGAGGCGGCGGTGCGCAACCGCTTCGTCTCGCGCGAGGAAGCCTCGCGCCTCAGCGACGAAGCGCTTGCCGAGATGGTGTTCGAATCGAGCCTCTCCACCCGCACCGTCATCAGCCCGGTGTCGGGCCGCGGCCTCGGCCTCGCCATCGTGCGCGAACGGGTGGAGCGGCTGGGCGGCAGCGTCCACATCGCCTCCACCCCCGGCAAGGGCACGGTGCTGCGGCTTGAGGTGCCGGCCGCGCTGGCGAATTTCCACGGCATCGGCGCACGCGCCGGCGACGCCTTCGTGATCTGGCCGCGCGAGGCGGTCGAGCGCTCGCTGGCGCTGCCGGAGGACGCCTACGAGGTGGCGCTGGCCCGCGGCGCAGTGCAGATCGACGACGTGCTGCTGCCCTTCGGCTCGCTGGCGCATGTGCTCGGCCAGCCACCCGAAGCGGCGCCCGCCGGCCGGCGCGGGCTCAGGAGTTGCCTCGTCATCCGCTACAAGGAGCGCCGCGGCGTGCTCGCGGTGGACGAGGTCACCGGCAATTGCGAGGTGGTGGTGAAGGAGCTGCGCCCGCCTTTGCTGCGGGTGCGCCATGTGCTGGCGGCCGGCCTGCTCGGTAATGGCCGGCTCGGGCTTATCCTGCGCACCGCCGACGTGCTCGACACGCTGATCAACCACCCGCGCCGCGCCGCCCCCGCCCCGCGGCCGGTGCGCCGGCAGGGCAAGCCGCGCCTGCTGGTGGTCGACGATTCCATCACCACGCGGGCGATGGAGACCGGCCTTCTGGAGGCCGCCGGCTACGAGGTCCACGCCGCCTCCGACGGCATGGAGGCCTGGACGGTGCTGCAGAGCGGCGAGTTCGACGCCATCATCTCCGATATCGACATGCCGCGCATGGACGGCTTCGAGTTGACCGAGCGCATCCGCGCCGATGCGCGACTGAAGCGGTTGCCGATCGTGCTGGTCACGGCACTGGAAAAGCGGGAGGACCACGAACGCGGGCTGCGGCTGGGCGCGAATGCGTACATGATGAAGTCGGCCTTCGATCAGTCCATGCTGATCGACCTCGTGCGGCGGGTGCTATGA